A window of Leclercia adecarboxylata contains these coding sequences:
- the garK gene encoding glycerate 2-kinase: MKIVIAPDSYKESLSATEVARAIEKGFREIFPDAEYVSVPVADGGEGTVEAMIAATNGTMQHAVVTGPLGESVNACWGISGDGVTAFIEMASASGLGLVPPAQRNPLITTTRGTGELILAALDKGARNIIIGIGGSATNDGGAGMVQALGAKLTDANGTEIGHGGGSLMALNNIDISALDPRLKTCAIRVACDVSNPLIGEQGASRIFGPQKGATEANILELDNNLSHYADVIHASLRIDVKNVPGAGAAGGMGAALMAFLGAELKSGIEIVTQALNLEEHIHDCTWVVTGEGRLDSQSIHGKVPVGVARVASKYRKPVIGIAGSLTRDVGVVHQYGIDAVFSVLTSISTLEEAFRGAFDNIYRASRNIAATLQMGMRTEG, from the coding sequence ATGAAAATCGTAATCGCCCCTGACTCTTACAAAGAAAGCCTGTCTGCCACCGAGGTAGCGCGGGCGATAGAAAAAGGCTTTCGGGAGATCTTTCCCGATGCAGAGTATGTTTCGGTTCCCGTAGCGGATGGCGGCGAAGGAACGGTTGAAGCGATGATTGCCGCCACCAACGGCACGATGCAGCACGCGGTTGTGACGGGGCCACTGGGCGAAAGCGTCAATGCCTGCTGGGGGATCTCCGGCGATGGCGTAACGGCATTTATCGAGATGGCTTCTGCCAGCGGTCTGGGGCTGGTTCCTCCGGCACAGCGCAATCCGTTAATCACCACTACCCGCGGCACGGGAGAGCTGATCCTCGCGGCACTCGATAAAGGCGCCCGTAATATCATTATCGGTATTGGCGGCAGCGCGACCAATGACGGCGGCGCGGGCATGGTTCAGGCCCTCGGCGCAAAACTGACCGACGCCAACGGCACCGAGATCGGCCACGGCGGTGGCAGCCTGATGGCATTAAACAATATTGATATTTCGGCTCTCGATCCGCGCCTTAAAACCTGCGCGATCCGGGTAGCCTGCGACGTGAGCAATCCGCTGATTGGCGAGCAGGGGGCATCCCGCATCTTCGGCCCGCAGAAAGGGGCGACAGAAGCCAACATCCTGGAGCTCGACAACAACCTTTCCCACTACGCAGACGTGATTCATGCCTCGCTGCGTATTGATGTCAAAAATGTGCCCGGCGCGGGCGCGGCAGGCGGAATGGGCGCCGCGCTGATGGCGTTTCTCGGCGCGGAGCTGAAAAGCGGCATCGAAATCGTTACTCAGGCGCTGAATCTCGAAGAGCATATTCACGACTGCACCTGGGTAGTCACCGGTGAAGGGCGGCTGGACAGCCAAAGTATTCACGGCAAGGTGCCGGTGGGCGTGGCGCGCGTCGCCAGCAAATACCGCAAGCCGGTGATCGGTATTGCCGGCAGCCTGACCAGGGATGTTGGTGTGGTTCATCAGTACGGTATCGACGCGGTGTTCAGCGTCCTGACCAGCATCAGCACGCTGGAAGAGGCGTTTCGCGGCGCGTTTGACAATATTTATCGCGCCTCGCGCAATATTGCCGCCACCCTGCAGATGGGGATGCGCACCGAAGGGTGA
- the garR gene encoding 2-hydroxy-3-oxopropionate reductase: MTLKVGFIGLGIMGKPMSKNLIKAGYSLVVADRNPEAIADVIAAGAETAATAKAIAEQCDVIITMLPNSPHVKEVALGEGGIIEGAKPGTVVIDMSSIAPLASREISEALKAKGIDMLDAPVSGGEPKAIDGTLSVMVGGDKAIFDKYYDLLKAMAGSVVHTGEIGAGNVTKLANQVIVALNIAAMSEALTLATKAGVNPDLVYQAIRGGLAGSTVLDAKAPMVMDRNFKPGFRIDLHIKDLANALDTSHGVGAQLPLTAAVMEMMQALRADGLGTADHSALACYYEKLAKVEVTR; encoded by the coding sequence ATGACACTGAAAGTTGGTTTTATTGGCCTGGGTATCATGGGTAAACCAATGAGTAAAAACCTCATCAAAGCAGGTTACTCACTGGTGGTTGCAGACCGTAACCCGGAAGCCATTGCCGACGTGATTGCCGCTGGCGCAGAAACCGCCGCCACGGCAAAAGCCATTGCTGAGCAGTGCGATGTGATCATCACCATGCTGCCAAACTCCCCGCACGTCAAAGAGGTGGCGCTGGGCGAAGGCGGCATCATCGAAGGGGCCAAACCGGGCACCGTGGTGATCGACATGAGCTCCATCGCACCGCTGGCCAGCCGTGAAATCAGCGAAGCGTTGAAAGCGAAAGGCATCGACATGCTGGATGCGCCGGTGAGCGGCGGCGAGCCGAAAGCTATCGACGGCACCCTCTCTGTGATGGTGGGCGGCGATAAGGCGATTTTCGACAAGTACTACGACCTGCTGAAAGCGATGGCCGGTTCCGTGGTGCATACCGGTGAGATTGGCGCAGGTAACGTGACCAAGCTGGCAAACCAGGTGATTGTGGCCCTGAACATTGCGGCGATGTCCGAAGCGCTGACCCTGGCGACCAAAGCGGGCGTGAACCCGGATCTGGTTTATCAGGCCATTCGCGGCGGCCTGGCGGGCAGCACCGTGCTGGATGCCAAAGCGCCAATGGTGATGGATCGTAACTTCAAGCCTGGCTTCCGTATCGATCTGCACATCAAGGATCTGGCCAACGCGCTGGACACCTCCCACGGCGTGGGCGCACAGCTGCCGCTGACCGCGGCGGTGATGGAGATGATGCAGGCCCTGCGTGCCGACGGGCTGGGCACGGCGGACCACAGCGCTCTCGCGTGCTATTACGAAAAACTGGCGAAAGTGGAAGTCACTCGCTAA
- the garL gene encoding 2-dehydro-3-deoxyglucarate aldolase — MSNDIFPNKFKAALAAHQIQIGCWSALASPISTEVLGLAGFDWLVLDGEHAPNDVTTFIPQLMALKGSHSAPVVRVPTNEPVIIKRLLDIGFYNFLIPFVENVEEAVQAVASTRYPPEGIRGVSVSHRANMFGTVPDYLAQSNKNITILVQIESQQGVDNVDAIAATEGVDGIFVGPSDLAAAFGHLGNANHPEVQRAIQHIFARAKAHGKPSGILAPVEADARRYLEWGATFVAVGSDLGVFRSATQKLADSFKK, encoded by the coding sequence ATGAGTAACGATATCTTCCCAAACAAATTTAAAGCGGCCCTTGCGGCGCATCAGATTCAGATCGGCTGCTGGTCCGCCCTGGCAAGCCCAATCAGCACCGAAGTGCTGGGGCTGGCAGGTTTTGACTGGCTGGTGCTGGACGGTGAACATGCCCCGAACGATGTCACCACCTTTATCCCGCAGCTTATGGCGCTGAAAGGCAGCCACAGCGCGCCGGTTGTGCGCGTCCCGACTAATGAGCCGGTGATCATTAAGCGTCTGCTGGATATCGGGTTCTACAACTTCCTGATCCCGTTTGTGGAGAACGTCGAAGAGGCGGTTCAGGCGGTTGCCTCTACTCGCTATCCGCCAGAAGGCATTCGCGGCGTGTCGGTCTCCCATCGTGCCAATATGTTTGGCACCGTGCCGGACTACCTGGCCCAGTCGAACAAGAACATCACCATCCTGGTTCAGATTGAGAGCCAGCAGGGCGTGGACAACGTCGATGCGATTGCCGCCACTGAGGGCGTAGACGGCATCTTCGTTGGCCCAAGCGATCTGGCGGCGGCCTTTGGCCATCTGGGTAACGCTAATCACCCGGAAGTGCAGCGCGCCATTCAGCACATCTTTGCCCGCGCCAAAGCGCACGGCAAGCCGTCCGGCATTCTGGCACCGGTCGAGGCCGATGCCCGCCGTTACCTGGAATGGGGCGCAACCTTTGTTGCCGTCGGCAGCGATCTTGGCGTGTTCCGCTCCGCCACCCAGAAGTTAGCTGATTCCTTCAAAAAATAA
- the garP gene encoding galactarate/glucarate/glycerate transporter GarP — translation MLLDTTVETKKGAPTRYLILLIIFIVTAVNYADRATLSIAGTEVAKELQLSAVSMGYIFSAFGWAYLLMQIPGGWLLDKFGSKKVYTYSLFFWSLFTFLQGFVDLFPLAWAGVSMFFMRFMLGFSEAPSFPANARIVAAWFPTKERGTASAIFNSAQYFSLALFSPLLGWLTFAWGWEHVFTVMGVIGFVLTGMWVKFIHNPTDHPRMSAEELKLIRDGGAVVDMDHKKPGDKAASGPKLHYIKQLLSNRMMLGVFFGQYFINTITWFFLTWFPIYLVQEKGMSILKVGLVASIPALCGFAGGVLGGVFSDHLIKKGKSITLARKLPIVLGMLLASSIILCNYTNNTALVVALMALAFFGKGFGALGWPVISDTAPKEIVGLCGGVFNVFGNVASIVTPLVIGYLVSELHSFNAALVFVGCSALMAMFCYLFVVGDIKRMELQK, via the coding sequence ATGTTGCTGGATACTACCGTGGAAACCAAAAAGGGTGCGCCTACCCGTTATTTAATATTACTCATCATCTTTATTGTTACGGCAGTCAATTACGCTGACCGCGCCACGCTCTCTATTGCCGGAACGGAAGTCGCCAAAGAGCTGCAGTTAAGCGCTGTATCAATGGGCTACATCTTCTCCGCCTTCGGCTGGGCTTACCTGCTGATGCAGATCCCCGGCGGCTGGCTGCTGGATAAATTCGGTTCGAAAAAGGTTTACACGTACAGCCTGTTCTTCTGGTCGCTGTTCACCTTCCTGCAGGGCTTTGTGGATCTCTTCCCCCTGGCCTGGGCAGGTGTTTCAATGTTCTTTATGCGCTTTATGCTCGGCTTCTCCGAGGCGCCATCCTTCCCGGCTAACGCCCGCATCGTGGCGGCCTGGTTCCCGACCAAAGAGCGCGGTACCGCATCGGCCATTTTTAACTCCGCCCAGTATTTCTCGCTGGCGCTCTTCTCCCCGCTGCTCGGCTGGCTGACCTTCGCCTGGGGCTGGGAACATGTCTTTACCGTGATGGGCGTGATTGGCTTTGTGCTGACCGGCATGTGGGTGAAATTTATTCATAACCCAACCGACCATCCACGCATGAGCGCCGAAGAGCTGAAGCTCATCAGGGACGGTGGCGCGGTGGTCGACATGGACCACAAAAAGCCGGGCGATAAAGCGGCCAGCGGTCCGAAGCTGCATTACATCAAACAGTTATTGTCTAACCGCATGATGCTGGGCGTGTTCTTCGGGCAATACTTTATCAACACCATCACCTGGTTCTTCCTCACCTGGTTCCCCATTTACCTGGTGCAGGAGAAGGGGATGTCGATTCTGAAGGTGGGTCTGGTGGCCTCCATTCCGGCGCTGTGCGGTTTTGCCGGCGGTGTACTGGGCGGCGTATTCTCGGATCATCTGATTAAGAAAGGTAAGTCTATTACCCTGGCGCGTAAGCTGCCGATTGTGCTGGGTATGCTGCTGGCCTCCTCAATCATTCTGTGTAACTACACCAACAACACTGCCCTGGTGGTCGCGCTGATGGCACTGGCCTTCTTCGGTAAAGGGTTTGGCGCTCTGGGCTGGCCGGTTATCTCCGATACCGCGCCAAAAGAGATTGTCGGGCTGTGCGGTGGTGTGTTTAACGTCTTTGGCAACGTAGCGTCAATCGTCACTCCGCTGGTGATTGGCTATCTGGTCAGTGAACTGCATTCGTTCAACGCGGCCCTGGTGTTCGTAGGGTGTTCGGCGCTGATGGCGATGTTCTGCTACCTGTTCGTAGTGGGTGACATCAAACGTATGGAATTGCAGAAATAA
- the garD gene encoding galactarate dehydratase: MADIEIRQTSPTAFYIKVHDTDNVAIIVNDQGLKAGTRFPDGLELIEHIPQGHKVALVDIPAQGEIVRYGEVIGYAVRAIPQGSWIDESLVALPEAPPLNTLPLATRVPEPMPALEGYTFEGFRNPDGSVGTKNLLGISTSVHCVAGVVDFVVKIIERDLLPKYPNVDGVVGLNHLYGCGVAINAPAAIVPIRTIHNIALNPNFGGEVMVVGLGCEKLVPEKLLQGTEDTQAIAVDSASIVRLQDEQHVGFRSMVDDILQVAERHLAKLNQRKRETCPASELVVGMQCGGSDAFSGVTANPAVGYASDLLVRCGATVMFSEVTEVRDAIHLLTPRAINEEVGKRLLEEMAWYDNYLDMGKTDRSANPSPGNKKGGLANVVEKALGSIAKSGQSAIVEVLSPGQRPTKRGLIYAATPASDFVCGTQQVASGITVQVFTTGRGTPYGLMAVPVIKMATRTELANRWFDLMDINAGTIATGEESIEDVGWKLFHFILDVASGRKKTFSDQWGLHNQLAVFNPAPVT, translated from the coding sequence ATGGCCGACATTGAAATTCGACAAACGTCGCCGACCGCGTTTTATATTAAGGTGCACGACACCGATAACGTGGCGATTATTGTTAACGATCAGGGGCTAAAAGCAGGAACGCGTTTCCCGGACGGGCTTGAGCTGATCGAACATATTCCGCAGGGCCATAAAGTGGCGCTGGTGGATATCCCGGCACAGGGTGAAATCGTCCGTTACGGTGAAGTCATTGGCTATGCCGTGCGCGCGATCCCGCAGGGCAGCTGGATTGATGAGTCCCTGGTCGCCCTGCCGGAAGCGCCGCCGCTGAATACCCTGCCGCTGGCAACCCGTGTGCCGGAGCCCATGCCTGCCCTGGAAGGCTACACCTTTGAAGGCTTCCGCAACCCGGACGGCAGCGTGGGCACCAAAAACCTGCTCGGCATCAGCACCAGCGTGCACTGCGTGGCAGGGGTGGTTGATTTTGTCGTGAAGATTATCGAGCGCGATCTGCTGCCAAAATACCCGAACGTCGATGGCGTGGTGGGTCTGAACCACCTTTACGGCTGCGGCGTGGCGATCAACGCCCCGGCCGCCATCGTGCCGATCCGCACCATTCACAATATCGCCCTGAACCCGAACTTTGGCGGCGAAGTCATGGTCGTCGGCCTTGGCTGCGAGAAACTGGTGCCAGAAAAACTGTTGCAGGGCACTGAAGATACCCAGGCTATTGCTGTCGACAGCGCCAGCATCGTGCGCCTGCAGGACGAGCAGCACGTCGGCTTCCGTTCGATGGTGGATGACATTCTGCAGGTTGCAGAGCGTCATCTGGCAAAACTGAATCAGCGTAAGCGTGAGACCTGCCCGGCTTCTGAGCTGGTGGTAGGCATGCAGTGTGGCGGCAGCGACGCCTTCTCGGGCGTGACCGCCAACCCGGCCGTGGGCTATGCCTCGGATCTGCTGGTGCGCTGCGGCGCCACGGTGATGTTCTCCGAAGTGACGGAAGTGCGCGATGCGATCCATCTCCTGACGCCACGCGCCATCAACGAAGAGGTGGGCAAACGCCTGCTGGAAGAGATGGCCTGGTACGATAACTATCTCGATATGGGTAAAACCGACCGCAGCGCCAACCCTTCTCCGGGCAACAAAAAAGGCGGCCTGGCGAACGTGGTGGAAAAAGCGCTGGGCTCCATCGCCAAATCGGGCCAGAGTGCCATTGTTGAGGTGCTCTCCCCGGGCCAGCGTCCAACCAAACGTGGCCTGATCTACGCCGCCACGCCTGCCAGCGATTTCGTTTGCGGCACCCAGCAGGTAGCCTCCGGGATCACCGTGCAGGTGTTCACCACCGGGCGCGGCACCCCGTACGGCCTGATGGCGGTTCCGGTGATTAAGATGGCCACCCGCACCGAGCTGGCTAACCGCTGGTTCGATCTGATGGATATTAACGCGGGCACCATCGCCACCGGAGAAGAGAGCATTGAGGACGTGGGCTGGAAGCTGTTCCACTTCATCCTCGACGTGGCGAGCGGCCGCAAGAAAACCTTCTCCGATCAATGGGGATTACATAACCAGCTGGCGGTATTTAACCCAGCACCGGTGACCTGA
- a CDS encoding tagatose bisphosphate family class II aldolase, with translation MYVISTKAMLTKAQREGYAVPAFNIHNLETLQVVVETAAEMRSPLIVAGTPGTFSYAGIGNIVAIAGDLAKTYNQPLAIHLDHHETLDDISQKVQAGVRSAMIDGSHLPFADNVALVKRVADYCHRYDVSVEAELGRLGGQEDDLVVDSKDALYTHPQQAHEFVALTGIDSLAVAIGTAHGLYTATPKLDFERLAAIRSQVEVPLVLHGASGLSAADIRRAIGLGICKVNVATELKIAFSDALKTYLADHPEASDPRHYMIPAKAAMKEVVRKVINDCGCEGKL, from the coding sequence ATGTACGTCATTTCGACCAAAGCGATGCTCACCAAAGCCCAGCGGGAAGGTTACGCGGTACCGGCTTTCAATATTCATAATCTCGAAACGCTGCAGGTGGTTGTCGAGACGGCAGCGGAGATGCGCTCGCCGCTGATTGTCGCCGGTACGCCCGGCACCTTTAGTTACGCCGGGATCGGCAACATCGTGGCAATTGCGGGCGATCTGGCAAAAACGTATAACCAGCCGCTGGCGATCCATCTCGATCATCACGAAACGCTCGATGATATCTCACAGAAAGTGCAGGCCGGGGTGCGCTCGGCGATGATCGACGGCTCGCACCTGCCTTTTGCCGATAACGTGGCGCTGGTGAAGCGGGTCGCCGACTACTGCCACCGCTATGACGTCAGCGTGGAGGCGGAACTGGGCCGTCTGGGCGGGCAGGAAGATGACCTGGTGGTCGACAGCAAAGACGCCCTCTACACCCATCCCCAGCAGGCGCACGAGTTTGTGGCGCTGACCGGCATCGACTCCCTCGCGGTCGCCATCGGTACCGCTCACGGCCTTTATACCGCCACGCCAAAACTTGATTTTGAACGCCTGGCGGCGATCCGCAGCCAGGTAGAGGTGCCGCTGGTGCTGCACGGTGCCTCAGGCCTTTCTGCCGCCGACATCCGCCGGGCGATCGGCCTGGGCATCTGCAAAGTGAACGTCGCCACCGAACTGAAAATCGCCTTTTCCGATGCCCTTAAAACTTATCTGGCCGACCACCCTGAGGCCAGCGATCCCCGTCACTACATGATCCCCGCCAAAGCCGCCATGAAAGAGGTGGTGCGCAAAGTCATTAACGACTGTGGCTGCGAAGGCAAACTGTAA
- the gatZ gene encoding tagatose-bisphosphate aldolase subunit GatZ, producing the protein MKNIIARHKAGEHLGICSVCSAHPLVIEAALRFDLDTDNSVLIEATSNQVNQYGGYTGMKPADFRDFVLNIAEKVGFPQQRLILGGDHLGPNCWQNEPAETAMEKAVALIKAYVAAGFSKIHLDASMSCADDPVPLDPVVVAQRAARLCQAAEETATGAQKAALTYVIGTEVPVPGGEASSIDSVHVTRVEDAARTLETHQAAFHALGLNDAMTRVIAIVVQPGVEFDHTQIIHYQPEAANALSGWICQTPMVYEAHSTDYQSRQAYRDLVRDHFAILKVGPALTFALREAIFALAQMEAALIAPENRSRVLEVIDEVMLNEPDYWKKYYRPTWSQAMVDIHFSLSDRIRYYWPHPRIRQSVEKLLANLNTQTLPLGLISQYLPVQFERVTARAIATTPQDLVIDKIQDVLRAYRYGCAPDAA; encoded by the coding sequence GTGAAAAATATTATTGCCCGCCACAAGGCGGGAGAGCATCTCGGCATCTGTTCAGTCTGTTCAGCGCACCCGCTGGTGATCGAGGCGGCCCTGCGCTTCGATCTGGACACCGACAACAGCGTACTGATTGAAGCCACGTCCAACCAGGTGAATCAGTACGGCGGCTATACCGGAATGAAACCGGCGGATTTCCGCGATTTTGTACTCAACATTGCCGAAAAGGTGGGCTTTCCCCAGCAGCGGCTGATCCTCGGCGGCGACCATCTGGGGCCCAACTGCTGGCAGAACGAGCCCGCAGAGACGGCGATGGAGAAAGCCGTGGCGCTGATTAAGGCTTACGTCGCGGCGGGTTTCAGCAAAATCCACCTCGATGCGTCGATGTCCTGCGCCGACGATCCGGTGCCCCTGGATCCGGTGGTAGTGGCGCAGCGCGCGGCCCGGCTGTGCCAGGCGGCTGAAGAGACCGCGACCGGGGCACAGAAGGCGGCGCTGACCTACGTGATTGGCACTGAAGTGCCGGTGCCGGGCGGCGAAGCCAGCAGCATCGACAGCGTGCACGTTACCCGGGTGGAGGATGCTGCCCGTACGCTGGAAACGCACCAGGCCGCATTCCACGCGCTGGGGCTGAATGACGCCATGACCCGCGTGATTGCCATCGTGGTACAGCCCGGCGTGGAGTTCGACCATACCCAGATCATTCACTACCAGCCGGAGGCCGCCAATGCGCTTTCGGGCTGGATCTGCCAGACGCCGATGGTCTATGAAGCCCACTCTACCGATTATCAGTCCCGTCAGGCGTACCGGGATCTGGTGCGGGATCACTTTGCGATCCTGAAGGTCGGCCCGGCCCTCACCTTTGCCCTGCGCGAGGCGATTTTTGCCCTGGCGCAGATGGAGGCGGCGCTGATCGCCCCGGAAAACCGCAGCCGCGTGCTGGAGGTGATCGATGAGGTGATGCTTAACGAGCCGGATTACTGGAAAAAATACTATCGCCCGACCTGGAGCCAGGCGATGGTGGACATTCACTTTAGCCTGTCCGACCGCATTCGCTACTACTGGCCGCACCCGCGTATCCGTCAGAGCGTGGAGAAACTGCTCGCGAATCTGAACACCCAGACTCTGCCGCTGGGGCTGATCAGCCAGTATCTGCCCGTGCAGTTTGAACGCGTCACGGCCCGCGCCATTGCCACAACCCCGCAGGATCTTGTTATCGATAAAATACAGGACGTGTTGCGCGCTTACCGCTACGGCTGCGCCCCTGACGCCGCCTGA
- the gatA gene encoding PTS galactitol transporter subunit IIA, with translation MSKLFVRTGIDFATCQQALAHIGEEMLAKGVVHATYPAALVEREAVFPTGIALERHAVAIPHCEAVHAKEAAIYLIRPDKPVNFQQADDDAEIAVSLIIALIVENPSAQLVLLRRLFSELQNPTTLDTLLNAPDHQLGALFEEAVLMAEPCKQAS, from the coding sequence ATGAGCAAACTGTTTGTCCGTACCGGCATTGATTTTGCCACCTGTCAGCAGGCGCTGGCCCATATCGGCGAGGAGATGCTGGCAAAAGGCGTGGTGCACGCCACGTATCCCGCCGCACTTGTTGAACGGGAAGCGGTATTTCCCACCGGCATCGCCCTTGAGCGCCATGCGGTTGCTATTCCGCACTGCGAGGCGGTGCATGCGAAAGAAGCGGCTATCTACCTGATTCGACCGGACAAGCCGGTGAATTTTCAACAGGCGGACGACGATGCAGAGATTGCCGTGTCTCTGATTATCGCCCTGATCGTTGAAAACCCTTCGGCGCAGCTTGTTCTGCTGCGCCGGTTATTTAGTGAGCTGCAAAACCCAACCACGCTGGACACGCTGCTTAACGCGCCGGACCACCAGCTGGGGGCGCTGTTTGAAGAGGCCGTCCTGATGGCGGAACCCTGCAAGCAGGCCTCATAA
- the gatB gene encoding PTS galactitol transporter subunit IIB, whose amino-acid sequence MKRKVIVACGGAVATSTMAAEEIKELCETHNITLDLVQCRVTEIETYMDGADLICTTAKVDRTFGDIPVVHGMPFVSGVGIEALQQKILTILEE is encoded by the coding sequence ATGAAACGCAAAGTTATCGTTGCCTGTGGCGGTGCCGTCGCGACCTCCACCATGGCCGCAGAAGAGATCAAAGAGCTGTGTGAAACCCACAACATTACGCTGGATCTGGTCCAGTGCCGGGTCACCGAAATTGAGACCTACATGGACGGGGCGGATCTGATCTGTACCACCGCGAAAGTCGATCGCACCTTCGGCGACATTCCGGTGGTACACGGCATGCCATTTGTGTCCGGCGTCGGCATTGAAGCCCTGCAGCAAAAAATCCTGACCATCCTCGAGGAGTAA
- a CDS encoding galactitol-specific PTS transporter subunit IIC — protein MFTEIMRYILDLGPTVMLPIVIIIFSKLLGMKLGDCFKSGLHIGIGFVGIGLVIGLMLDSIGPAAKAMAEQFQINLHVVDVGWPGSSPMTWASQIALVAIPVAIGVNVLMLVTRMTRVVNVDIWNIWHMTFTGAMLHLATGSYWLGILGVVVHAAFVYKLGDWFAKDTRDFFGLEGIAIPHGSSAYLGPVAVLVDTLIEKIPGLRNIHFSADDVQKRFGPFGEPVTVGFVMGLVIGLLAGYDAKNVLQLAVKTAAVMLLMPRVIKPIMDGLTPIAKHARKRLQAKFGGQEFLIGLDPALLLGHTSVVSASLIFIPLTILIAVLVPGNQVLPFGDLATIGFFVAMAVAVHQGNLFRTLISGVIIMGITLWIATQTIGLHTQLAQNAGALKAGGMVASMDQGGSPVTWLLIQLFTWQNLVGFVVIGTLYASGVLLTWRRARAFTAAEKARALQSQTAS, from the coding sequence ATGTTTACCGAAATCATGCGGTATATCCTCGATCTGGGGCCGACGGTAATGCTGCCCATCGTCATCATCATCTTCTCGAAGCTGCTGGGGATGAAGCTGGGCGACTGCTTTAAATCCGGCCTGCATATCGGGATTGGCTTTGTCGGGATCGGGCTGGTTATCGGCCTGATGCTCGACTCCATCGGCCCGGCGGCCAAAGCGATGGCGGAGCAGTTCCAGATAAACCTACACGTGGTGGACGTCGGCTGGCCGGGCTCATCCCCCATGACCTGGGCCTCGCAGATTGCGCTGGTGGCGATCCCGGTGGCGATTGGCGTTAACGTGCTGATGCTGGTCACCCGTATGACCCGCGTGGTGAACGTCGATATCTGGAATATCTGGCACATGACCTTTACCGGGGCGATGCTGCACCTGGCAACCGGCTCTTACTGGCTCGGCATTCTCGGCGTGGTGGTTCATGCGGCCTTTGTCTACAAGCTGGGCGACTGGTTTGCGAAGGACACGCGGGACTTCTTCGGCCTCGAAGGGATTGCTATCCCGCACGGCTCCTCTGCTTACCTTGGCCCTGTCGCGGTGCTGGTCGATACCCTTATCGAGAAGATACCGGGGCTGAGGAACATCCACTTCAGCGCCGACGACGTGCAAAAGCGCTTTGGTCCCTTTGGCGAGCCGGTTACCGTCGGTTTCGTGATGGGGCTGGTCATCGGTCTGCTGGCGGGTTACGACGCGAAAAACGTCCTGCAGCTGGCGGTGAAAACCGCCGCCGTGATGCTGCTGATGCCGCGCGTCATCAAGCCCATCATGGATGGCCTGACCCCGATAGCCAAACATGCCCGTAAACGTCTGCAGGCGAAGTTTGGCGGCCAGGAGTTCCTGATTGGCCTCGATCCGGCGCTGCTGCTGGGTCATACCTCGGTGGTCTCCGCAAGCCTGATCTTTATCCCACTGACCATCCTGATTGCAGTGCTGGTGCCGGGTAACCAGGTCCTGCCGTTCGGCGACCTCGCGACCATCGGTTTCTTCGTCGCCATGGCCGTGGCGGTGCATCAGGGCAACCTGTTCCGCACCCTGATCTCCGGGGTCATCATCATGGGCATCACCCTGTGGATCGCCACCCAGACCATCGGCCTGCATACGCAGCTTGCTCAGAATGCCGGGGCGCTGAAAGCGGGCGGCATGGTGGCCTCCATGGACCAGGGCGGCTCGCCCGTCACCTGGCTGCTGATCCAGCTCTTCACCTGGCAAAACCTGGTGGGATTCGTGGTGATTGGCACCCTCTACGCCAGCGGCGTGCTGCTCACCTGGCGTCGTGCCCGGGCCTTTACGGCAGCCGAAAAAGCAAGGGCACTGCAGAGCCAGACGGCTTCTTAA